The genomic DNA TCTCAGATCGAGGTCATGGGCACGGCCGTGGACCCCTACGCGGCCGCCGAGCGGTTGAAAAAGGAAGTTCCCGACGTCATGACCCTTGATATCGAGATGCCCCGCATGGACGGGTTGACCTTTTTACGCAAGATCATGCAGCAGCGGCCCATTCCGGTGGTCATCTGCTCGTCGGTGGCCGGAGAGGGCACCGCCACCGCCTTGAAGGCATTGGAATACGGGGCTGTGGAGATTATCACCAAGCCCAAGGTCGGCACCAAGAAATTTCTCGAAGAGTCGCGAATCCGGCTCATTGATAAGGTCAAGGCCGCGGCTCTGGCCGGGGCCCGCCGCAGTCGGTCCGTGCCCATGTCAGTTGAGGTCAAGCCGAAACTCAGCGCGGACGCGGTTCTTCCCAAGGGCAGGCCCGCCACCCTGTCGTCCACCGAAAAGATATGCCTCGTGGGCGCTTCCACCGGCGGCACAGAGGCCCTGCGGGTTTTTCTGGAAGCGCAGCCCGTGGGGTGTCCGCCCATCGCCATAGTCCAGCACATGCCCGAGCATTTCACCGCGGCGTTCGCCAATCGGCTGAACTCGCTTTGCCGGATCAACGTCAGGGAGGCCCGTGACGGGGACGCCATGATGCGCGGTCAGGCGCTCATCGCCCCCGGCGACAGGCACATGCTCCTCAAACGGTCGGGCGCTAGGTATTATGTGGAGGTTCGGGAGGGCCCGCTCGTCTCCAGACATCGGCCTTCGGTGGACGTGCTGTTCCGTTCGGGTGCGCGATACGGCGGACCGAACGTCGTGGCCGCCATTATGACCGGCATGGGCGACGACGGGGCCAAGGGCATGAAGGAGCTCAAGGACGCCGGGGCCTACACCATTGCCCAGGACGAAGCGAGCTGCGTGGTTTTCGGTATGCCCCAGGAAGCCATCAAGCAGGGCGGCGTCGACAAGGTGCTGTCCCTGGAAAAGATCGCGCCTGAGATGGTTCGGGCCTGCGGATAAGGCCCGGGAAGGGATTGGTCTCTTGCGCCCCTGTGGGAAGGTTTCCCGCAGGGGCCATTTGCTCTCTAGCTGTGGCGATAGGCGATGACGTCGACAGGCTCGCGGGTGACCATGCCTTCATTGAGCATGGCGTCGAGCTTGTCGAGGAGGGGAGCGAGCCTGTCCGGATGGTCCACGATTTCCACCACCACGGGCAGGTCCTCGGACAGGCGCAGGATGCGGCTGGTGTGGATCAGGCTGTTGGCTCCGAAGCCCATCAGTCCCCGAAAGACCGTGGCTCCGGCCAGACCGAGCTCGCGTGCTTCGCGGACGATGACGTCGGCCAGGGGCTGGCCTTCGAACTTGTCGTCCTCGCCGATGTAGATTCGGATGCGTTCCGCATTTTCAAGTAATTTCATGGAGTCCCCCATGTGTGGATCAGAGCAGGCGGCCCAGGGCTATGCCGGTCAGAACCAGGGCAAGCCCGGCCACTGATTGGCCGACGACGTTGACCATGGCCATGGCCATTTGTCCGGACTTGACCAGCGTGCCGGTCTCGAACATGTAGGTGGAGAAGGTGGTGAACGCGCCCATGAAACCGGTGAGGATCAGAAGCCGGACTTCGCTGCCGGGCAACAGGCGGTTTTCGAAAATTCCCCAGACCGTGCCGAAAAGCAGGCAGCCTGCCAGGTTGACGGCGAAGGTGCCCGCCGGGAATGATCCGCCCGCCAGACGTTGCACCACGCCGGACAAAAAGTAGCGCGACAAGGTGCCGGCGGCTCCGCCCAGAGAAAGATAGAGAATTTTGGTCGGCATTTGGATATCCTTGAGCCGAGCTATACCAACACAACCGGAGAAAGCCAATGCCCCTTGAGTGCGAATTGAAATATCTGGAGGCCGACCTCAACGATCTGGCCGCGAAACTTGCCGCCGCCGGGGCCGAGACTTCGGGCCGGTACTTTGAGTCCAACATCGTCTTCGACCGGCCCGACCGCTCCCTCAAGGCTGCGGGCGTACTGCTGCGTCTGCGAGAAAGGCAGGGCCGGGGGGTGCTCACCGTCAAGCGCTTGCCCGAGAACCCGGAGCCTTCGGCACTCAAGATTTTCGAGGAGATCCAGACCGGGGTGGATGATCCAGGGGCCATGAGTGAGGCCCTTGCGGCCGTGGGCTTTGTCCCGGCTTTCCGCTACGAGAAGGTTAGGGAGAAGTGGCGGCACATGGGGTGCGTCGTGTGTCTGGACCACCTGCCTTTCGGCGATTTCGTGGAGATAGAGGGAGAAGAGGCCAAGGTCCTCGCATGCGCCGCCGACCTTGGCCTGGATTCCGCCTGCACTACCAAGGCCACCTACCACGGCCTGAATCTCGAATACAGGTTGGCCAAGGGGCTTGAACCAGACGAGAATTTCGTCTTCGAGCCCGGCAGACGGGCATCTTTGGTGGATCAAATCGAGAATCTTTGACCCTCTTCCCTCGACAGTGAGCTAAAACGAATTTATATTGTGAGTCAGGAAATACAAAGGATTGGTGGAGCAGAAACACTATGAGCGACCCTTTTACCGGGGACCGGTTCGATTCGGAGCTTCTTGGTCAACACCAAGTCAAGGAGCCGAAAAAGTACAAGGTCCTGCTGCATAACGACGATTACACGACCATGGATTTCGTGGTCGAGATACTGGTGCGCGTCTTTCGCCGGACAGAGGCGCAGGCGACGGCCATCATGCTTTCCGTGCACAACCAGGGGTACGGAATATGCGGCGTCTACACCGCCGAAGTGGCCGAAACCAAGGTGGACCTGGTGCACCGTCTGGCCAAAAGCGCGGGTTTCCCGCTCAAGTGCAGCATGGAAGGTGAATAGAATATGACGATGCTGAGCAAGGAACTGGAAAGTGCGTTGACCTCCGCCGTCAACGAAGTGAAGCGAAGGAACCACGAGTTCCTGACGCTCGAACATCTGCTGTACGCCATCTCCATTGAGGAGCAGGGCGAGGAAATCCTCGAAGCCTGCGGCGCGGAGATGGATCGGCTCAGGGATCAGCTTGGACGGTTCTTCGTCGAGAATATGGAAACCCTGCCCG from Pseudodesulfovibrio thermohalotolerans includes the following:
- a CDS encoding protein-glutamate methylesterase/protein-glutamine glutaminase encodes the protein MKKIRVLIVDDSAVVRQTLEDILSSDSQIEVMGTAVDPYAAAERLKKEVPDVMTLDIEMPRMDGLTFLRKIMQQRPIPVVICSSVAGEGTATALKALEYGAVEIITKPKVGTKKFLEESRIRLIDKVKAAALAGARRSRSVPMSVEVKPKLSADAVLPKGRPATLSSTEKICLVGASTGGTEALRVFLEAQPVGCPPIAIVQHMPEHFTAAFANRLNSLCRINVREARDGDAMMRGQALIAPGDRHMLLKRSGARYYVEVREGPLVSRHRPSVDVLFRSGARYGGPNVVAAIMTGMGDDGAKGMKELKDAGAYTIAQDEASCVVFGMPQEAIKQGGVDKVLSLEKIAPEMVRACG
- a CDS encoding class IV adenylate cyclase; protein product: MPLECELKYLEADLNDLAAKLAAAGAETSGRYFESNIVFDRPDRSLKAAGVLLRLRERQGRGVLTVKRLPENPEPSALKIFEEIQTGVDDPGAMSEALAAVGFVPAFRYEKVREKWRHMGCVVCLDHLPFGDFVEIEGEEAKVLACAADLGLDSACTTKATYHGLNLEYRLAKGLEPDENFVFEPGRRASLVDQIENL
- a CDS encoding DUF190 domain-containing protein, coding for MKLLENAERIRIYIGEDDKFEGQPLADVIVREARELGLAGATVFRGLMGFGANSLIHTSRILRLSEDLPVVVEIVDHPDRLAPLLDKLDAMLNEGMVTREPVDVIAYRHS
- the crcB gene encoding fluoride efflux transporter CrcB gives rise to the protein MPTKILYLSLGGAAGTLSRYFLSGVVQRLAGGSFPAGTFAVNLAGCLLFGTVWGIFENRLLPGSEVRLLILTGFMGAFTTFSTYMFETGTLVKSGQMAMAMVNVVGQSVAGLALVLTGIALGRLL
- the clpS gene encoding ATP-dependent Clp protease adapter ClpS encodes the protein MSDPFTGDRFDSELLGQHQVKEPKKYKVLLHNDDYTTMDFVVEILVRVFRRTEAQATAIMLSVHNQGYGICGVYTAEVAETKVDLVHRLAKSAGFPLKCSMEGE